The genomic region CGCAGTGCACCGCGCCGACCGGCGAGGGTTTCGAGTTCGAGTTCGACGGCCTGGACACGGTCGGCGATCTCCTGGAGTTCGCCGGCGATCTGCGCGAGACGTTCACGGCGGGCCTGTTCGCGCGCGCCCTCGCCCAGGTAGCGGGCGCCGTCCTTGGCCCAGCTGCCGTGGAGCGCGCCGTTGCGGAAGGAGCCGTCGGTGTCGATCCAGGTGGTGGCTTGGGAGGCGGGACCGACGCCGATCCCGTGGAGCAGCGCGAGAACGGTGTCGTGGCCGACCGCGCGGGCACCGGGGTCGTCGGTGTCGATCGCCGGGTGGAGCAGTGTGCCCAGGTGGGGGCCGCGGACCGGGTCGCCGGGGGCGGCGTACACGTCGTGGGTGCCCGGGTCGTTGAGGGTTCCGTCCGGGTTCACCCAGGCGTCGAGCAGGCCCGAGGCCTCCAGGGCGGCCTCCACCAGGGCGCGCCGGGCGGGGTCCAGGTGTTCGGCGAAGTCGACGAGTTTCCACAGGGGCGCACCGGCACGGCCCGGTTCGCGGGCCGCGGTGCGGGTGTGGGGTGCGGGTGGTGCGGAGGGGCCGCCGAGGGCGAGTGTGTCCCGCTCGACTTCCAGGCGTTCACGGTCGCGGAGCAGGCCGGCGCGGTCCTGGCCCAGCGCGGCCTCCTCCGCGGCGAGTACGGCTTCGACGGTCTGGGCCGCCTCCTGGCAGTGCGTGCGCGCCGGGTCGGGACCGTCCAGGGTGGCCGCCCAGGCGGCGACCAGGTCCAGGGTGCCCGCGAGCCCTTCGGGGCGCAGTTGAACGCAGCCGTCGAGGTGGTCGCGGACGGCCAGCACGTGCGTCTCGGCGGTCTCGGCGAGCCGCTGCTCGGCCTCGGCGCCGCGGTCGGCGGCTTCGGTGAGTTCGCCCTCGGTGTCCGCCAATCGCTGGAGCGCGGACGAGTGGTCGGCCCTGGCTTTCTCGGCCGCGGTGAGCAGGGCGGCGGTGTGGTCCAGCGCGCGGGTACGGCGTACGACGAGCTCCTCAGCGGACTGTTCGGCCCGCGCCACGTGGCCAGGAGCCCCGGCGGGTCCGCCGGTGGAGGTGGAGGAAGTCCGGCCGGAACTTCCGGTGGCGTCCCCTCGGGTCGCTCCCCGGTCCAGCCCCGTGTCCGGCACCGCGCCGAGGGCCGCGTCCGGCCCCGGGTCGAGGGCCGCGTCCACGCCATCGCGGTGGTCCACCTCCACTCCCGCGCTCCGCGCTGCCCGCGCGGCCCGGTCGCGGGCCGTGCGCAGGTCCTCGGTTGCGGTGTCGAGACGCTGCTCGGCCTGGGCGCGGCGGTGTTCGGTGCGGGCGGCGTCCTGGCGGGACCGCGCCGCGTCGGCGGCGGCCTGCTCGGCGCGTTCGGCGGACCGGAGGGCTTCGACCCGGGCGCTGTCCAGGTCGCGGGCGCTGTCCATCTCAGGGCTGCGGCGCAGGCTCTGGTCCTGCCCCTGCAGGCGGGCGACGCGTTCGGCCAGGTCGGCCGCACGGGTGTCGACTCGTGCCAGCTCATCCTCGGCTTCGACGCGGGCGGCCTCCGCCTCGTTGCGGGCGGTGGTGAGCCGCTCGTAACGGGAGTGTTCGAGGCGTGGGGGTCGCGCGGCCCGGCGGGCGGCGGCCCGGGCGTAGTCGCGGTAGTGGACGAGGAACCCGGAGGCCGCTCGTTCCGCCTCGGCCATGGCGTTGAGCTCGGTCTCATCGTCCTCCAGCTCCCGGTAGGCCTCGGCGACGTCGGCGACGACCGCCTGGTCCACCGGCGGCAGGGACTCGGTGAGCGCCCTGGACAGGGCCGATTCACTGGGACGTTTGGACAGCTGGGGCTGGCGCAGTTGGACGAGCAGGTCGACCAGGGCCCCGTAGCGCTGCTCTCCCAGTCCGAACAGGGCCTCGTCCACGGCCCGCCGGTAGTCGCGCGCACGGTCATAGACGGTGCCGTGGCCCTGGACGGCGTCGGCGAGGCGGTCGCGGGACAGGGCCGTGCGGGTGGCGTCCAGAAGGCTGAGCTGACCGTCCCGGGGCCCGATCCGGCGGGTGGTGGTGAAGTACCAGTGGCGGGCGATACCGCGGCCGGAGACGGCCTTGAGGCCGCAGCCCAGGGTGCGGAACTCGGTGCTGCCCTCGGCGGTGCGGCGGCCGAACTCGATCCAGGCGTAGCCGAGCCGCTCGCCGTGCGGGTACTCGCCGCCCAGCAGCAGGTTCCACTCCATGCGCTTCTTGGGGTCGCCGTCGGGCTCGACCCGGTGGGCGGACAGGTCGCCGTCCAGGAGGAAGGGCAGGGTCAGCGCCAGGACCTTGGACTTGCCCGTGCCGTTGTTTCCGCGCAGGAGCAGGCGGCCGTCGCGGAACCAGAACTGCTCGTCCTCGTAGTAGAAGAGGTCGATCACGCCCACACGCAGGGGCTGCCAGCGCTCACGTGCGGGTCCGGGGAGCGGTGCGGTCACGGGGTCCCTCCCTTGGGCGTGGTGACGGTGGGGGCGGCGACCGCGTAGCGGGCGAGGGCCGGGCGCCCCGCGACCGCCGCGCGCCCGTCGACGGTCGCGGGTTCGACCAGGCCCAGGGCTCGGAGCCGGTCCAGTGCCTGGGCCACCAGTTCGGGTTCGTTGCCGGGGGTGCGGGCGGACTTGGACCAGTACGAGGCATGCTCGACGGCCAGTTCGCGGGTCCGGGCGTACAGGTCGTCCAGGGTGACGGGCCCCTCGGCGGCGGCCAGGTGCTCGGCCAGGAGAAGGGTGGCGTGCCCCTGGGTGCCCTGCTCGGGCATGCGGACGTCGGTGAGGTCGTCGTCGGGATCGACCATGGCGATGCCCTCGGCCCTGACCTCGGGCACCAGCCCGGTGAGTTCGGTGATCCTGCGGGTGAGGGCGCCGCGCTGACTGGTGAGGTAGGCGCGCTCGGCGTCGGTGAGCGCGTCGTAGTACAGGACGGGGTCGTCGATCAGGCGGCGGGTGAGGCGGTGCCGCACGGCCGTGTTGCGCAGGTCGTCGCTGTCCAGGTGGTGGGCGACGGAGTCCTCGGCCAGCGAGCGCAGCCGCGCCCCGGGATCGTTGTCGGTGATGGTGGAGGGGCCACGTGCTCCGACGAGCATGCCCGCCAGGACCCGGCGGTCGACGTCGTACAGGACGTCGCCCGAGGACCGGACGAACGCGTCCTCGTCCCCGGCCACACGGTCGAGCACTCCCAGGCGCAGCAGCAGGCGGACCACGGCCACCAGATCCAGGCGCTCGTCACGGGTCGTCAGGGTGAACGCGATGTCCTCCAACTCAGGCGCCGCCGCTTCCAGGATGACCTGTTCCGACAGGCGGCCCAGAGCGATCTGCGCCTCGGCGCGTTCCAGGACGGCCAGTGACAGGCACAGCAGGACGTAGCGGCGGCGATCGAAGGCCAGGCGCCCCCGCCCCTCCTCACGTGCCGGGTGGGTGGGGTCGTGCGGATCGCCGGGGACCTTGCGCAGGCGCACCGTCTCGGCGTCCACGTGCAGTGCCCACCCGGTGTTGCGGTCGAACCAGTCGCGCAGCGGGGCGGCGTGCTCGCGCACGAGCCGAAAGTCGGCGTCGTCCCCGCTCGCCCGCAGGAGCGGGCGGCGCAGCAGCACCCGGGCGGCCCGCTGCAAGCGCTTCGGGTCGGGTGCGGGGGTGGAACTCCCTACCACGCTGTCGTTCCTCCGGTCACGTCGATGATGCGCACCAGGTGGTCGGGGCCGGTGAAGGTTCCGCCGGGCGTGTGGACGGTAGCGGTCCCTCCGCCGGCGATGGCGCTCAGGTGGATCTCCATCGTCCCGTCGTTGCTGGTCGCCGTGGTGCGCGTGGTCCGCGGCCCCCAGCGAGCCAGGGCGTCACCGAGCAGTTGCAGGAACAGTCCGAAGGAGAGGGGGTCGAGTTCCGCCAGTTCGGAGAGGCGCACGGTGCCGTCCGTGGCCAGCCGGGCGCGGGCCGCGGCGATCTCGCGTGCCTGCTTGCGCGCGAGTTCGGCCAGGTAGCGGCGTTCCGCGCTGCGGTCGACGACCTTGCGTGCGCGTCCGCGCCTCTCGTAGCTTCCGGTGCGGCGCAGACGCGGACTGATGGTCAGCGGGTCCGCTTCGGCCCAAGGGGTGCCGGAGGGAACCTGCTCGTGGTCGCGGGCCTCCAGGGTGGCGGCGTCCACGGTCAGGTGGCGGGCCGGGTGGAGTCCGAACGCGGTGCGCCACAGCCGGTGGCGGGCGTCGTCGTCGGGCGCCTCGGCGAACCACAGGGCGAGGGTGCGAAAGTCCGCCGACCGGTCGGAGCGGCCGGCGCGCCGTTCGTTGATGACCGACACCACCCGCAGGAGTTGCGGAATGGCACTTCGGGCACTGACCCGCAGTCGCTGGGACTGGGCCGGCCGGTCGGGCGTCGAGACGAACCAGGAGCGCAGCCCCTCCCAGCGCCGCCCCCAGGTCTCCAGGGCCTCGTAGAACTGCGAGGAGTCCTCCAGCGGGTCTGCGCCGCCCTGGCCCCCGGGTGCGGCGTCCGCGGCCTCGCGTAGGGCGGCCATCCGCAGCAGCCGGCCGACCGGCCCCGAACCGGTCCCGTCCGCGTCGAGTTCGTCGAGCACACCCGCGATCTCCGCTCCTCTGGTGATGAGGTCGGCGATGAACCGTTCCAGGTAGGAGATCAGCCGGTCCTTGTAGGCCAGGAAGGCGTCGACGTCCGCGTCGTGCAGGTCGATGGTGCGCTGGAGCGAGCTCATGAACGCGCGGGCGTTGTCGGCCAGGCCGGTGAAGCGTTCCACGAGTCCGCGCAGGGTCAGGTGGGTCACGGCCGGGTCAGGATCGCCCTGCCCGGCCAGTTCCAGCAGCGCGCGCAGTTGGGTGGCGATGTCGGCCAGGGCCACGGCCTGGAGGGCCCCACGCCGGCCCAGCGCCTCGTCGTAGGCCGTGAGTGCCCGTTCGACGGCCTCGCCCTCCCGGGTGAGCTGGTAGATGTGGCGGCGCCGGTAGAAGTCCTCGACGGCGGTGACCCGTTCGGTGTCCGGGTCCTGGCGAAGGTTGCCCCACAGGGCGAGCTTGTCGAGGGCGTCGGCGACGGGGTCGGACGTGGCCGGGCGCAGTTCCTCGGGTAGGCCCCCGTGGACCTCCTCGGGCCGCAGGTGAACCCGGAACTGCTCCTTGGCCTGGACGAACACCTCCATCACGGCACGGTAGAACGCGGAGTTGGGCGCGTTCAGATGAGCGAAGGCGGTGTAGTGACCGGTGGACGCGTCCGGTTGCCCGGAGGCGCCGGGTCCAGAGGGGCCAGAGGGGAGGGTCGAGGCCATGTTCACCAGAATCAGTGATCGCTCGGCTGGGGTGGGTGGGTCGCCAGATCCCAGACTAGACGGACGAACCGTCCGTCTGGGCCGGGTCGGAGCGATTCCGCACGGCCGTGGCGGGTGGGGGCGGGGTCAGCTCCAGGGGAGGGCGGTCCAGAGGGCGGCGAGGAGATCGGTGGTGCCGCGACCGAAGCGGGCGCCGGCCTCCAGGCCGGTGGCGAAGAGCGCGAGCATGACGAGGGCGACCAGCACGCGCACGGGCCATCGGCGGGTCGCCGGTGCGTCGGGTTCGGAGGGCTCGGCGGCCGGGTCGAGCCAGGAGCGGTCCAGGCGGGCGATGTCGCGGCGCAGGTCCTGGACCTCGGTGTGGTAGAGGTCGCGCTCCTCGCGGACCCGCTGGAGCTCGGCACGTTCGGCGCGCACGGCGGCGCGGGCGTCGACGATGTCGATCCGGGCGCCCTCGGGGCCGCGTTTGGCGTGCCAGCGCTCCAGGCGCGACAGGGGGAGGTCGACATACTGGGTCGGCCAGTTGTCGTCGCCGCCGGTCTCGTCGGTGTCGTCCAGGTCGGGTTCGGTCTCGGCGGCGTAGTCGGCCGCCGGTTCGGTGGTCAGGGGAAGCGGAGGCGCCTCGGCGGGGGTACGGGCGGGCGGGTCGGGGATCGGGGGTTCGTCGCGGGCGTCGTCCGCGGGCGGAGTTGCGGCTCCGGGCCACGCCTCCTCCCGGCGGTCGGAGGGCGCGTCGGCGGCGGAGCGCGCACCGGACTCGGGCAGGTGGAGGTCGGGGGCGGAGCGGGTGTCACGCGGTTCGGGGGCGTCCGTGCTCCGGGCGTCGTCTCTTCCAGCCGCGGCTTCGTTCGGGCCCGGGCCGCGATCGACGCGACCGGCCGTGTCCTTCGCAGAGCCGGCGTCGTCGGCTCCGTCGGCCGCGCGGTCACCGGGCCACAGGGGTTCCGAGGCGGCCCGGGTGCGGGTGCCCGGGGCGTGGCGCGGGCGGGCCGCGGCGATGCGCGGGCGCACCGGGCGGGACGGCACCCGGCGGACGAGGTCGTCGGACGCCCGGCGCGGGCGGTGCGGTCCCGTCGAGTCCGGTTCCGCGGGGTCCTCCTCCCCCGGCTCCTCGACCTCCAGCAGCTCCGGCAGGTCGTCGGTCTCCCCTGTCACGGCCCCGGCCGCGTCCTCCTCGGGCGCTTCCGGCTCGGGCGCTTCCGGCTCGGCCGCCCCGGGCGACGGCTCCGGCTCCGGCTCCGTCGCCGGCTCGTCGGCGGTCGGCAGGGGTTCGGGTTCAGGAAGGTCGTCGGGGTCGGCGGCAAGGGGCCGGGCGCGGGGGTCGAACCAGTCGCACAGCAGGTCGCGCCGGTCGGCGAAGGTCGCGGCGTCGGGCACCCCGCGCTCGCGCAGCTGAGCGGCGAGCACGGTGCCGCCCTCCTCGCGCAGGACCGTCACCAGGCCCTCGGCCACCCGGCGGAAGTCCGGGGGCACGGGGTTGACGAAGGGCGAGCCGCCGCGGTCGCCCACGGGGGGACCGAAGGCGATGTGCTGGCCGTTGTCCTCGCCCAGGACGGGGTCGTAGGTGGAGAACGACCACGCCCAGCCCGCCGCGGGGATGGCACGGGGCGGGGTGAGCACGTCGTGGAGGATGCGGTGCACACCCCACAGGAAGCGCATCTGGACCGCCTGCCACAGGTCGGCCCGTTCGGGTGCCAGGGCGATGTGGACCGGCAGATCCGGGCGGGCGAGGGCGGCGGCCACGGCTCCGACGAGCAGCGGTTCACCGCCGACGGAGGTCTCGGCGGCCTTGCGGTCGCGGGTGCGCACGGCTCCCGGGGCGGCGGTGCGCTCCCAGGGCTCCGGTGCCGCCAGGGACCGCATGGTCTCCCAGCCGGGCACGGGCGGGCGACGCGCGGCCGGGCGGGTGTTGGGGTTCTCGTGCAGGGAGAGGACGCGGGGCAGGGTCAGCCCGTAGGAGGGACCCACGATCGCCCAGGCGTGTGCGTCGCGGACGTCGCCGGGCCACCGGTAGACGAGGGCGGACTGGCCGTCGGGGTAGTCGTGCGCCCACAGGGTCTCGGGCAGGTCCGCTGGGTCGGTGTCGGGCAGGGCCGAACGGTAGTCCGCGGTGAGGGCGGGTACGAGGCGGTCGCGCCAGGAGCGCAGGACGGGGTGGTCGCGCTCGGAGAGGGAGGCGGCGGCCGGGCCCGGTCCGGTGCGCCCCAGCAGCGTGGGCTCGGCCCAGGCGAAGTGGATCTGGTGGTACGTGCTGTCGGGCAAGTCGCCCCTCCCCGGGTACGCGGGCCGAGGCGGCGCTTCCGTCCGCCGCCTGGAGGGCGTGCCCGGCGGGCACACCCCCTCGCGTACGTCGGGGCCGCCTCCACTGCGCACGCCCTAGGGAAGGTATCCGGTGCAGGCGTGGCGAAAACAGCGGGTTTGCACATTCATGCCCGTTTGGGGTGTTTGCGAAGAACCGTGACCTGCCCCGGTCACACCCCCGGCCCACACGCCCGGCCGGGCGCGGTCCCACCCCGTCCGGCCACCCCCGACCGGTCACGCACCCGGCCCCGTCCCGGCCGGGCGCGGTCCGTCCGGCCTAGCCGGCGTCGGCCAGGCGCTGCCACTGGTCGCGGGTGAGCGTGAGGTCGGTGGCCTCGATCGCCTCGTCCAGCTGCTCGATGCGGCTCACCCCCACCAGGGGCACGATGCGCGGGTCGCTGTCCATCAGCCAGGCCAGCACCACCTGGTTGCGGGTGGCGCCGGTCTCCTTGACGACCTCGTCCAGGACCGCCAGCCGGGCCGGGGTCCCCGGGTGGTCGTAGGCCGGCTCCAGCTCCTTGTCCTCCCGGGTGTAGGCGCCCCACAGCAGCGACGTGTAGGCCACCACGGTGTGCTCGCGTCCCTCGACCGCCTCGGCGCGCACGAAGTCGAGCAGCTCAGGGGTGATGTGCATGTGCCCCATCGCCTGGAGCGGCACGTCCATGCGCGGCTGCAGGTAGCTGTAGCGGTACTGGAGCAGCCGCGGGCGCGGCCAGGCGTGGTCGGCGGCGATGGCGCGGGCCCGCTCCAGACGCCAGGTGCGGTGGTTGCTCAGCCCCACCTCGCCCAGGGTGCCCTCGGCGACGAGCTTGGCGAACGCGCCCATGGTCTCCTCCAGCAGGACCGTGCGGTCCTCCTGGTGGGCATAGAGGGCGTCGAGCCGGTCCACGCCCAGGCGGTCGCGGCTGCGCTCGGCGGCCAGGGCCACGGTCGCCGCCGAGAGCCCCTCCTTGGTCTCCAGCCCCGTCCCGGGCACGGTCGGCTGGGCGCCGAGCTTGGTCGCCACGAACACCTCGTCGGTGATGCCGCGCTCACGGCGCCAGCGGCCGAGGAAGGTCTCGCTCTCGTGCCCCTCGAAGCCCTCCACCCAGAACTGGTAGCAGTCGGCGGTGTCCACGAAGGTGCCCCCGGCCTCGACGAAGCGGTCGAGGAGGGCGGCGGAGGTGGCGTCGTCGGTCTCGCTGCCGAACTTCATCGCGCCCAGGCACAGGGCGCTGACGCGGCGGTCGCCGATGGTGGTGTAGCGCATCAGAGGGCTTCCTCTACGGGTCGGGAGGTGTGGTCGTCCGGGGTGGAGACGGATGCCGGGGCAGGGGTTGGGGCGGGGGCGGAGTCGACGCCGCCGTCGGCGAGGACGCCGAGGTAGTACTCGATCTTGTGCTGGATCGCCGCCTGGCGGACACGCAGCTCGGCGATGTGCTCGTCGAGCCGCCGCTGGTGGCTCTGGAGCACCTCGACGCGCTCGGGGATGGTGTGGTCGCCGGCGCGGACGAGTTCGGCGAACTCGCGCAGCCGGGCGATGGGCATGTCCGTGTCACGCAGGCAGCGGATGAGGTGGAGCAGTTCGGCGTCGTCGGCCCGGTAGCGCCGGTGGCCGCTCGGCGCGCGGTCCACCTGGCGCAGCAGCCCCGCCTTCTCGTAGTAGCGCAGGGTGTCCAGGGTGAGGTCGAACCGCTCGGCCATCTGGCCGGGCGTGTAGTAGTCCATGTCCGTAAGCATGGGACCTGGAGCGCACTCCAGGTCAAGTCGTTTCGGTGGGAAATCCGCTGGTTCAGCCGGCGCCGCGGATCGCGCCCACGACCGCGAGGGTGAGGTCGTCGATGATCTCCGCCTCGTCGACCTCGGGGTGCTCCAGCCACCACTCCCCCGCGGCCTGGACCATGCCCACCACCGCGTGGGCGACGATCTGGGCGCGCACGCGCGCGGCGACGCGCCCTTCGGCGACGAGCTGGTCGGCCAGCTCCTCGCCCAGGCGGCGCACCATCATGCCCAGGTCGCTGCGGGTGCGGGAGTCCTCGGACGTGGCGCGGTCCATGAGGAACCGGTACAGGTTGAGGTTCTGCGAGATCATCGACAGGTAGGCGCCGACGGTGGCACGGGCGCGCACGTCGAACTCGGTGTGCTCGTGCAGCTCCGCGCGGATGCGCTCGATGAGGGGGTCGACGTGCCGTCCGGCCAGGGCCCGGTAGAGCCCGCCCTTGTCACCGAAGTGGCGGTAGAGGATGGGCTTGCTGATGCCCGCCTCTGCGGCGATCGCCAGCATCGAGGCGTCGGGGCCGTCGCGCTGGATCACCCGGTCGGCGGCGTCGAGGATGGCACGGCGCCGTTCGGGATCGCGTCCGCGCCCGCCCCGACCCTTGCGGGGCCGGGGGGAGTCCGGTCGCGGGGGTCCGCTGTCGGTCGGGGCGGTTGCGTGCGAGTTCTCCATGGCCACAAGGGACCACGGTAGCGGTTCGGGCCGGGAGCGCGGCGGTCAGCGCTGGATCGTGATCCAGGTGGCCCAGGCCCGCGCCAGCAGGGTCCCGTCCTCGTCGTGGAGGGTGGTGCCGGTGCGCACCTTGCGGCCCTCGATCCCGTGCAGGTGCCCCATGACCACGTGGGTGCGGCCCACGCGGGGCGCGGCGAGGACCTGGGCGGTGAACCGGCCGAGGACGGCGGGGCGGCCGACGACGTCGGAGGACCAGCCGCCGGGGCAGTCCAGCGCGGCCCAGACCTCGTGGAAGGCGGCGCTGCCGGACCCGTCGTCCACCGAGGGGGTCGGCGTCCAGGTGCAGGCCACGGTGCGGCCGACCGCGTCGGGTCCGTACCCGGGGCGCACCTGCCCCGCGAACAGGCGCAGCCCGTCGCCCTCGGCGCGGTCGGGGCCGCAGCTGTAGCAGCGCGGGAAGGGGTGTTCGACCAGTCCGGGGTAGCGGGCCTCGGCCGCACGGGCCTCGGCGACACCGACCGGTTCGCCTGGCACGGCCGGCTCCTCGGGGAGGTCGACCGCCGCCGCCTCGGCGACCAGGTGGCCCTTGTCGGTGAGCGCGGGGTCGGTCAGGCGCAGCCCGGGGCCGGGTCCGACCTCGACCGTCAGGGGGTGGTCCAGGGGCGGCGGGGTCCGCAGGGTGACCTGCACGGCGGGCCCGCCGACCGTGCTGAGGCGGGCCGCGAGGAGACCCGCGCTGTAGCCGCCGTTGCCCGATCCGTCGGGGCCGTTGTAACCGGTGGGGATGATGATGCTGGGGGCGCCGTTGCCCGGATTGAGGTCCATACGCCCAGCGTAGAGGGAGCCCCCGGAACGGCCCGCGCCCGGGCGCACGGGCGGTCGCGGGCCCGGGCGGGCGGCCGACGCGATCAGCGGTCCGCTGTGGCGGGTCGGCCTTCCGACGAGGACCGGGACTCCGGAGTGGTCCGGGACGGGGCGGCCGTTCGCGCACCGCGCCCCAGGAGCGCCCGCAGCAGGCGCGCCCACGGGCTCCAGCGCGCGGGCGTGCGCACGCTGCCGGCGACCGCGGTCTCGGCTCGGTCCAGGAGGTCCTCCAGCAGGGCGTCGTGCAGGGGTCGGAAGACCAGGGGCCAGCTCACCAGGGCCGGCCCGTGCGTGCGCATGGCCAGCAGATGGGCCAGCACGGTCCCGCCGCGCGGATCGGGCCGGACGGTGAACTCGTGGAAGCCGTCGAAGCCGCGCGGGCCGCCGAAGCGCAGGCGCAGCCAGTGACCGGGGACGTACTCCTCCACCGTGTAGCGGACGGGGCCGTGCCCGCCGGCGGCGCCCACGGCGAGCGGGCCGTCCAGGACCACGGCGGGCCAGGCACCGTGCGGCCAGAGGCGGTCGTCGTCCGAGGCCAGGGTGTCCAGCAGGGCACCGACCTCCTCGGGGGAGGCGTCCAGGTGGCGTTCGTGGGTGTTGTACACGGGCATGGCGACTCCATTATAGAGAGGTGTCTCTAAAACAAAGTAGAGCATAGTCTCCAGAACATGGGAAGACCCGCACGGTTCAGAACCGAGGACCTGGTGACGGCCGCGATCGGCCTGGCCGCGGAGGGCGGTCCGGCCGCGGTGACGATGGCCGCCCTGGCCCGCGCGACCGGAGCGCCCAGCGGATCGCTCTACCACCGCTTCAGCGGGCGCCCCGCCCTGCTGGCGGCCGTGTGGACGCACGCCGTCACCGACTTCCAGGCCGGATGCCGCCGCACGCTGGCCGCCGATCCCCCCTCGGCGGCGGCCGAGGCCACCGCGCGTCACGTCCTGTCCTGGAGCCGCGCCCGCCCGGACTCCGCCCGGGTCCTGCTGCACCGGCCCGCCGACTTCGACGAGGCCCACTGGCCCGAGCCCGACCGGGAGCTGCTGCGCACGGCCAACGCCGAGGTCGGGACGCTGCTGGCACGGCTCGCACGCGAGCTGCGCGAGCCGGAGGAGACGGCGGAGGCAGCGCTGGAACGCGTCCGGCTGGCCGTGGTCGACCTGCCCCTCGCCCTGGTCCGCCGCCATCTGCTCCAGGGCCACGGCGTCCCCGCCGAGGCCGAGGACCTGGCCGCCGACGCGGCCCGGCGCCTCCTGACCCCCCGAACGACGTAGCGCCCGCCCCGGCGGAGAGCCGGAACGGGCGCGGAGGTGCCGTGCAGAGCCGAGAGGCCCTGCGGCGCGGTGGATCAGCCGGTCTCGGGCAGGGCGGCAGCCACGAGGTCGCGCCCCCCGTGGCCCGCGCGGGCCCCGCGGGCCGTCCACCTGGAGTCGTCGACGTGGAATTCCACATTCGACGACCGCACGAACCCGTGTCCTTCCTGTTCACAGCACCGGGCCACGTAGCCGGGGCCGGAGGCGCACTCTCGTCCTGCTCCAGAGCTCGGTAGCCTTGACCAACCCCTCGACAACAAGGCGGTCACGTCGTGTGGCTTCTCGTCCGCATCCTTCTGGTGGTCTCCTCCCTCGTCCGCGTACTCCGGACACCGAAGCCCACCGCACGAGCGGACCGGCCCACGGAGGAACCAGTACGCCGCATCGAGTTCTGGGCCCACATCGCGACCTCGACAGCCACCGTCGTGACCGCGCTGATCGCCATCGGAGCACTGGTCCTGTCGAACGGAACGTTCCAGCTCCAGCAGGAACAGCACGAAGGCCAACAGCGGCAGATCGACATGCGGCTCGCGACCCTCGTGTCATCGTGGAGCACCGAGGGGGCCGACGGTCCTCGCACTCACATCCAGAACGCCGGACCGCACCCGGCCCGTGTGGTCTTCTCCGAGTCCTATACGAGCGAGCAGCTCTCGTACGAGGAAGTCACGCAGGACACGGACACGCCGAGGGAACCGAGGAACCTGGGCGAGAACCCCTGGGGAGTGGCGTTGAACCAGGTGATACCCCCCTGCACGACCCTCTCCTTCGATTCGACCGAGGACCCCGACTTTCAGACCATGCGGGAATACGGCGTCTACCAGGACTTCCTCGCGATGGGAGACGTGCGCGGCCTCTGGTGGGTCCTGCCCCCTATGTCCTCAAGACCACAGGCGACGAACGCCCTGGGCGCCACCGATACGGAGGGGAGGAGGGTTCGGTACTTCAGCTGGGCCGTCAAACATTCCGACGATCTGAGGTCGAGACCGCTCCCCGGCGAGACGACCGTGAAAGTCCTCATCCATCTGGGCACCGACCCGGACACCCTGAACATCGCCACCGAACCCTCGCTGACCTGCGGGACGTGACGTCCGAGGGCTCGGTACGCAGTGCGCCGGCGGAGTGACTGCCCTCGTGGCGGACCGCCGCTCCGCCGGCGCCGTGACGGACCCCGGTTCACCGCACGGGCAGGCCGGTGATCTGGCGGCCGATGATGAGCTTCTGGATCTCGCTCGCGCCCTCGAAGATGGTGAAGATGGTGGCGTCGCGGTGCCAGCGCTCCACCGGGTACTCGCGCGTGTAGCCGTTGCCGCCCAGGATGCGCACGGCGTTCTGGGTGACGAACGTGGCGGTCTCGCTGGCGTAGAGCTTGCTCATGGAGCCCTGGGCCCGGTCGAAGTCCTTGTTGTTGCGGGCCATCCACGCGGCGCGCCAGACCAGGAGGCGGGCGGCGTCGATGCGGGTGGCCATCTCCGCGAGCAGGAAGGCCACGCCCTGGTTGTCGCCGATGGGCCTGCCGAACTGCTCGCGCTGGGTCGAGTACTCCAGCGCGTACTCATAGGCGGCGCGGGCGCAGCCGACCGCCATGGCGCCGACGCTCGGCCGGGAGGCCTCGAAGGTCTTCATCGCGGCCTGGCCGTTGGAGCGCTTGCCCTCGCGGACGCGGGCGAGGCGCTCGTCCAGCTTCTCCTTGCCGCCGAGCAGGCACGAACCCGGCACCC from Nocardiopsis aegyptia harbors:
- a CDS encoding TIGR02680 family protein, coding for MTAPLPGPARERWQPLRVGVIDLFYYEDEQFWFRDGRLLLRGNNGTGKSKVLALTLPFLLDGDLSAHRVEPDGDPKKRMEWNLLLGGEYPHGERLGYAWIEFGRRTAEGSTEFRTLGCGLKAVSGRGIARHWYFTTTRRIGPRDGQLSLLDATRTALSRDRLADAVQGHGTVYDRARDYRRAVDEALFGLGEQRYGALVDLLVQLRQPQLSKRPSESALSRALTESLPPVDQAVVADVAEAYRELEDDETELNAMAEAERAASGFLVHYRDYARAAARRAARPPRLEHSRYERLTTARNEAEAARVEAEDELARVDTRAADLAERVARLQGQDQSLRRSPEMDSARDLDSARVEALRSAERAEQAAADAARSRQDAARTEHRRAQAEQRLDTATEDLRTARDRAARAARSAGVEVDHRDGVDAALDPGPDAALGAVPDTGLDRGATRGDATGSSGRTSSTSTGGPAGAPGHVARAEQSAEELVVRRTRALDHTAALLTAAEKARADHSSALQRLADTEGELTEAADRGAEAEQRLAETAETHVLAVRDHLDGCVQLRPEGLAGTLDLVAAWAATLDGPDPARTHCQEAAQTVEAVLAAEEAALGQDRAGLLRDRERLEVERDTLALGGPSAPPAPHTRTAAREPGRAGAPLWKLVDFAEHLDPARRALVEAALEASGLLDAWVNPDGTLNDPGTHDVYAAPGDPVRGPHLGTLLHPAIDTDDPGARAVGHDTVLALLHGIGVGPASQATTWIDTDGSFRNGALHGSWAKDGARYLGEGAREQARRERLAQIAGELQEIADRVQAVELELETLAGRRGALRAELAALPDDTALRAAHAAVADGVRSMVALRRRRDERADRVERTRRIRQDAETELADNAAELGTSTDPNTLAALRDALSAYRVALAGLWPAARVRSDAQRLLADEHAEAERTRAVAADMAERAEQARLEAGEAEQRHTTLRQTVGAAVAELNRLLEQVAADLKGSRAEEKRLASARTDALDRRGRAAGRVETLDADITEAVESRAEAVEGLRAFVATGLLEVALPDLAVLDADQSWAADPAVRLARAVERELGGTDDAEHMWERLQKSLSQQFKNLQDALSRHGHGAASWPVAGVIIVRVTFQGREQPVPELADALAAEVAARRELLSAREREVLENHLLTEVAGTLQELIDTAERQVLRMNGELKDRPTSTGMLLRLSWRLRKDAPEGVGTARDRLLRQSADAWSPGDRAAVGDFLQRLIEQERAKDPTGSWFDRLTRALDYRSWHRFVVERHQHGQWNSATGPASGGERVLSASVPLFAAASSYYATAANPHAPRLITLDEAFAGVDDDSRAKCLGLLRAFDLDVAMTSEREWGCYPQVPGLAIAQLSRVDGVPAVLVTRWEWDGHERTLAADPESVAAGAAESAAEVTDGGTGPGAAQEGLWS
- a CDS encoding TIGR02678 family protein, producing the protein MVGSSTPAPDPKRLQRAARVLLRRPLLRASGDDADFRLVREHAAPLRDWFDRNTGWALHVDAETVRLRKVPGDPHDPTHPAREEGRGRLAFDRRRYVLLCLSLAVLERAEAQIALGRLSEQVILEAAAPELEDIAFTLTTRDERLDLVAVVRLLLRLGVLDRVAGDEDAFVRSSGDVLYDVDRRVLAGMLVGARGPSTITDNDPGARLRSLAEDSVAHHLDSDDLRNTAVRHRLTRRLIDDPVLYYDALTDAERAYLTSQRGALTRRITELTGLVPEVRAEGIAMVDPDDDLTDVRMPEQGTQGHATLLLAEHLAAAEGPVTLDDLYARTRELAVEHASYWSKSARTPGNEPELVAQALDRLRALGLVEPATVDGRAAVAGRPALARYAVAAPTVTTPKGGTP